The Neofelis nebulosa isolate mNeoNeb1 chromosome X, mNeoNeb1.pri, whole genome shotgun sequence genome has a segment encoding these proteins:
- the LOC131501941 gene encoding nascent polypeptide-associated complex subunit alpha-like, producing the protein MRSLSAAILVPHSPHKMPGEAPETVPATEQELPQPQAETGSGTESDSDESVPELAEQDSTQATTQQAQLAAAAEIDEEPVSKAKQSRSEKKARKAMSKLGLRQVTGVTRVTILFVITKPDVYKSPASDTYIVLGEAKIEDLSQQAQLAAAEKFKVQGEAVSNTPENTQTPTVQEESEEEEVDETGVEVKDIELVMSQANVLRAKAVRALKNNSNDIVNAIMELTM; encoded by the coding sequence ATGCGCTCTCTTTCTGCCGCCATCTTGGTTCCGCATTCCCCGCACAAAATGCCTGGTGAAGCCCCAGAAACCGTCCCTGCTACAGAGCAGGAGTTGCCACAGCCCCAGGCTGAGACAGGGTCTGGAACAGAATCCGACAGTGATGAATCAGTACCAGAGCTTGCGGAACAGGATTCCACACAGGCCACCACCCAACAAGCCCAGCTGGCAGCAGCAGCTGAAATCGATGAAGAACCAGTCAGTAAAGCAAAACAGAGCCGGAGTGAAAAGAAGGCACGGAAGGCTATGTCCAAACTAGGTCTTCGACAGGTTACAGGGGTTACAAGAGTCACTATCCTCTTTGTCATCACAAAACCAGATGTCTACAAGAGCCCAGCTTCAGATACCTACATAGTTTTGGGGGAAGCCAAGATCGAGGATTTATCTCAGCAGGCGCAACTAGCAGCTGCTGAGAAATTCAAAGTTCAAGGTGAAGCTGTCTCAAACACTCCAGAAAACACACAGACTCCAACTGTACAAGAAGAGAGTGAAGAGGAAGAGGTTGATGAAACAGGTGTAGAAGTTAAGGACATAGAACTGGTCATGTCGCAAGCAAATGTATTAAGAGCAAAGGCAGTTCGAGCCCTGAAGAACAACAGTAATGATATTGTAAACGCTATTATGGAATTAACAATGTAA